One window of Nicotiana tomentosiformis chromosome 11, ASM39032v3, whole genome shotgun sequence genomic DNA carries:
- the LOC104105618 gene encoding uncharacterized protein gives MGTKLRLRDWAGLSELILDLIFKKLLSFSDCLRFSAVCKPWFSFVSNNFDALKQRVKSSSLEELPMLMICTDRNDVVTTTTTSLYSATKGKIIHDLIIPLGQLWKYCGSSHGWLAFQHKESLTIKVFNPFSCETIHFPHLQYIVRKIIISKNPSRNPHDFEVVATIKVWNRLHELAILKPDSGTWIFTRYSNIFAGAIYGMIYYNETYYAVTYGGRVLSIDNTTLNLKEIFEPPSIMNSFPFIKFYLVKTTTNELLRVQVSIPRDKSSSVEISKLVVSQTTQKSMFSKLDNLGDEALFLCDYGSVSISTSKFSRFIPNSVYYADNDLRLELPGNQFILDIIHLQNGSFRTHFSFK, from the coding sequence ATGGGCACCAAGTTAAGATTAAGAGACTGGGCAGGGCTTTCGGAACTGATACTTGACTTGATTTTTAAAAAGTTGCTTTCCTTCTCTGATTGCTTACGCTTTAGCGCAGTGTGCAAGCCATGGTTTTCCTTCGTATCCAACAATTTTGACGCCCTAAAACAACGTGTCAAATCAAGTTCCCTCGAAGAACTTCCTATGCTAATGATCTGTACGGATCGAAACGATGTtgttactactactactacaagCTTATACAGTGCGACGAAAGGTAAAATAATCCATGACCTAATAATACCATTGGGTCAGCTTTGGAAATACTGTGGTTCTTCTCATGGTTGGTTGGCTTTTCAACATAAAGAGTCCCTTACTATCAAAGTTTTCAATCCTTTCTCCTGTGAGACAATTCATTTTCCTCATCTTCAATATATTGTTCGTAAAATTATTATATCCAAGAATCCTTCAAGGAATCCACATGATTTTGAGGTTGTGGCAACGATTAAGGTATGGAACCGGCTTCATGAGTTGGCTATCCTAAAACCCGATAGTGGAACCTGGATTTTCACTCGTTATAGTAATATATTTGCAGGTGCTATTTATGGCATGATATACTACAACGAGACATACTATGCTGTGACATATGGAGGTAGGGTTTTATCTATAGACAACACTACTTTGAATTTAAAGGAGATTTTTGAACCACCGTCAATTATGAATTCTTTTCCTTTCATAAAATTTTATCTCGTAAAGACTACAACTAACGAGCTGCTACGGGTTCAAGTATCTATTCCAAGAGATAAGTCATCAAGTGTCGAGATTTCCAAGTTGGTTGTCAGCcaaacgacccaaaaatccatGTTTTCGAAGTTGGACAATTTGGGAGATGAAGCCTTGTTCTTGTGTGACTATGGTTCAGTGTCTATTTCGACTTCCAAATTTTCGAGATTTATACCTAATTCTGTGTACTATGCGGACAATGATTTACGGCTTGAGTTGCCAGGGAATCAATTCATATTGGACATTATTCACCTTCAAAATGGCAGCTTCCGCACTCATTTTTCTTTCAAGTAG